Proteins co-encoded in one Streptomyces sp. NBC_01283 genomic window:
- a CDS encoding acetyl-CoA carboxylase biotin carboxylase subunit family protein, with the protein MPTMIVIGYRDDLDQALLRRGLDPCYIVQAPASAPEGRRFKRVADIENAQEVLRAVLSAHVDDVAGVLTVHEMGVFCAAYVRRQLNLPGNMDSGAALYFRDKYLQKSKLPPHIQRAQCRYVTKDTAFLELSRDLGDVFVIKPAIGAGSLRTSIVRSSEEYARALELFPGRSDVEIVAESFVDAPEVYMDGIWKNGRLQWSSMSSNHISPLSAVQGGILSAHILDRRLRPELFRQAEELAGQALESLGAPDCVFHMEAFAREAGLTFGECAIRLPGALSPQVNQLTFGVDLFDVEISLALGEEPAQVPDIRVPDRFYGYILLRRPSDGTLTQRDFERHFSFDEIKYPVSPDASIGPYGRYGQAIVSDPDELKLQKTIDEIVRFNEGGG; encoded by the coding sequence ATGCCGACGATGATTGTTATCGGATACAGGGACGATCTCGACCAGGCACTCCTGCGCAGAGGGTTGGATCCCTGCTATATAGTGCAGGCGCCCGCGAGCGCGCCAGAGGGGCGACGCTTCAAGCGGGTCGCCGACATTGAGAACGCTCAGGAAGTATTGCGAGCAGTGCTCTCCGCGCATGTTGATGATGTGGCAGGAGTGCTCACCGTTCATGAAATGGGTGTCTTTTGTGCCGCCTATGTGCGGCGGCAGTTGAACCTCCCTGGAAATATGGACTCAGGAGCAGCCCTCTATTTCCGGGACAAGTATCTTCAGAAGAGCAAGCTGCCGCCGCACATCCAGCGGGCGCAGTGCCGGTACGTCACGAAGGACACTGCATTCCTGGAGCTCTCCAGGGACCTGGGGGACGTCTTCGTGATCAAGCCGGCGATCGGAGCCGGCTCGCTGCGCACGAGCATCGTTCGATCTTCCGAAGAGTATGCGCGGGCCCTGGAGCTGTTCCCGGGCCGGTCGGACGTCGAGATCGTCGCCGAGTCCTTCGTCGACGCCCCCGAGGTCTACATGGACGGCATCTGGAAGAACGGCCGTCTTCAGTGGTCGTCGATGAGCAGCAATCACATCTCACCGCTCAGTGCCGTGCAGGGCGGCATCCTGTCCGCGCACATCCTGGACCGCAGGCTGCGTCCGGAACTGTTCCGGCAGGCCGAGGAGCTCGCCGGGCAGGCGCTGGAGAGTCTCGGCGCACCTGACTGCGTATTCCACATGGAAGCCTTCGCGCGGGAAGCCGGTCTCACTTTCGGCGAATGCGCCATCCGGCTGCCGGGCGCGCTTTCCCCGCAGGTCAACCAATTGACTTTCGGCGTCGACCTCTTCGACGTGGAAATAAGCCTGGCCCTCGGCGAGGAGCCGGCGCAGGTCCCGGACATTCGTGTTCCCGACCGGTTCTACGGATACATCCTCCTGCGCCGTCCGAGCGACGGCACGTTGACCCAGCGAGATTTCGAGCGTCACTTCTCCTTCGACGAGATCAAATATCCTGTGTCGCCCGATGCGTCGATCGGTCCGTACGGCAGATACGGACAGGCGATCGTCTCCGACCCGGACGAACTGAAGCTGCAGAAGACGATCGACGAAATCGTCCGCTTCAACGAGGGCGGCGGCTGA
- a CDS encoding alpha/beta hydrolase → MQRRPLVPLLAVSVMAALAPGLAATPATASPSASTAPSAAASSSSVPTEAGALRPYTRQKPVWGRCGGNTPAALQCATLKVPLDYRAPGGKKIDIAISRLRTSAPGKRHGVLLSNPGGPGGPGLEMPLELDEALPRKVKERYDLIGFDPRGVGRSTPVQCGLDAEDNTVLRPLRTFDKNALWAKSVADKCRSKAGDTLPYITTRNTARDMDVLRAVLGERKISYYGVSYGTALGAVYTQMFPRRADRFVLDSAVDPKRAWRGMFQVWAPEAERAFQRWTKWTAAHDATYGLGDTPGAVSKSFWDVVARADRDPIEFDGVPLDGAGVRALVRRDFYTVRDAAERVVKLKEAAGGRTANGPDDPEPPAEDDISAAVTVMCADGPWPRDPETYHRDLIRDAVRYPLYGDFASGIMPCAFWDKPVEPATAVNNEVPALIVQNEWDSQTPLVTARAMHRQLKGSRLVTVDEGEGHGVYSTNPCADSAADSYLATGRLPAADVTCRATGGERRAASSLPAPGPLG, encoded by the coding sequence ATGCAAAGAAGACCGCTCGTACCGCTGCTTGCCGTGAGCGTGATGGCGGCTCTGGCCCCCGGCCTCGCCGCCACTCCGGCCACCGCAAGCCCGTCCGCCTCTACGGCTCCCTCCGCTGCTGCCTCCTCGTCGTCAGTCCCTACGGAGGCCGGGGCCCTGCGTCCGTACACCCGGCAGAAACCGGTCTGGGGGCGGTGTGGCGGGAACACTCCCGCAGCCCTCCAGTGCGCGACCCTGAAGGTTCCGCTGGACTACCGCGCCCCCGGCGGGAAGAAGATCGACATCGCGATATCCCGGCTCAGGACCAGCGCCCCCGGCAAACGCCATGGCGTGCTGCTCTCGAACCCGGGCGGGCCCGGCGGCCCCGGTCTTGAGATGCCGCTGGAGCTCGACGAAGCGCTGCCGCGGAAGGTGAAGGAGCGGTACGACCTCATCGGGTTCGACCCGCGGGGAGTCGGCCGCAGCACACCCGTCCAATGCGGCCTCGACGCCGAGGACAACACGGTGCTGCGCCCGCTGCGGACATTCGACAAGAACGCCCTCTGGGCCAAGAGCGTTGCCGACAAGTGCCGTTCGAAGGCGGGGGACACCCTCCCGTACATCACCACCCGCAACACCGCGCGTGACATGGACGTCCTGCGAGCGGTCCTGGGCGAGCGGAAGATCTCGTACTACGGAGTCTCGTACGGCACTGCCCTCGGCGCCGTCTACACGCAGATGTTCCCCCGGCGTGCCGACCGCTTCGTCCTCGACAGTGCCGTCGACCCGAAGCGGGCGTGGCGCGGGATGTTCCAGGTCTGGGCCCCGGAGGCCGAGCGGGCGTTCCAGCGGTGGACGAAGTGGACCGCCGCACACGACGCCACCTACGGCCTCGGTGACACACCGGGCGCGGTGAGCAAGAGCTTCTGGGACGTGGTCGCCAGGGCGGACCGGGATCCCATCGAGTTCGACGGGGTGCCGCTCGACGGCGCCGGGGTGCGGGCCCTGGTGCGACGGGACTTCTACACCGTCCGCGACGCGGCCGAGCGGGTCGTGAAACTGAAGGAGGCCGCCGGGGGCAGGACGGCGAACGGCCCGGATGATCCCGAGCCTCCGGCGGAGGACGACATCTCGGCCGCCGTGACCGTGATGTGTGCTGACGGGCCCTGGCCGCGCGACCCCGAGACGTACCACCGGGACTTGATTCGTGACGCGGTCCGCTATCCGCTGTACGGGGACTTCGCCTCGGGCATCATGCCCTGCGCCTTCTGGGACAAGCCTGTTGAGCCCGCCACCGCGGTGAACAACGAGGTCCCGGCGCTGATCGTGCAGAACGAGTGGGACTCGCAGACCCCGCTGGTCACCGCGCGCGCCATGCACCGTCAGCTGAAGGGCTCGCGCTTGGTGACGGTCGACGAGGGGGAGGGCCACGGCGTCTACTCCACGAACCCGTGCGCGGACTCCGCTGCTGACTCCTACCTGGCCACCGGCAGGCTCCCCGCCGCCGACGTGACCTGCCGGGCGACCGGGGGCGAGCGGCGCGCCGCCTCCTCGCTCCCGGCCCCGGGACCTCTGGGCTGA
- a CDS encoding ATP-binding cassette domain-containing protein yields MSPAKRRTTQSPELHAADSHDLIRVHGARVNNLKDVSIELPKRRLTVFTGVSGSGKSSLVFSTIAAESQRMINETYSAFVQGFMPTPARPEVDVLDGLTTAIIVDQQRMGADPRSTVGTATDANAMLRILFSRLGKPQIGPPSAYSFNTASVRASGGITVERGDAKTKTVKATFHRTGGMCTRCEGRGSVSDIDLTQLYDDSKSLSEGAFTIPGWKSDSQWTVQVYAQSGFVDPDKPIRKYTKKELRDFLYGEPVKVKVNGVNLTYEGLIPKIQKSFLSKDKEGMQPHIRAFVERAVTFSTCPECDGTRLSEGARSSKIKRISIADACAMEIRDLAEWVRGLKEPSVAPLLTALQQTLDSFVEIGLGYLSLDRPAGTLSGGEAQRVKMIRHLGSSLTDVTYVFDEPTIGLHPHDIERMNKLLLRLRDKGNTVLVVEHKPEAIAIADHVVDLGPGAGTAGGAVCFEGTVDGLRASDTVTGRHLDDRATLKETVREPSGSLEIRGATRHNLQGVDVDVPLGVLCVVTGVAGSGKSSLIHGSVPASAGVISVDQAPIKGSRRSNPATYTGLLDPIRKAFAKANDVKPALFSANSEGACPVCNGAGVIYTDLGIMASVESPCEDCEGKRFQPAVLEYTFGGRDISEVLAMSVAEAAEFFGEGEARTPAAHKILERLDDVGLGYLTLGQPLTTLSGGERQRLKLATHMAEKGGVYVLDEPTTGLHLADVEQLLGLLDRLVESGKSVIVIEHHQAVMAHADWIIDLGPGAGHDGGKIVFEGTPADLVADRSTLTGEHLAAYIS; encoded by the coding sequence ATGAGCCCGGCCAAGAGAAGAACCACCCAGTCGCCTGAGCTCCATGCCGCCGACAGCCACGACCTGATCCGTGTGCACGGCGCGCGCGTGAACAATCTCAAGGACGTCAGCATCGAGCTCCCCAAGCGACGCCTGACGGTGTTCACCGGTGTCTCCGGCTCGGGCAAGAGCTCCCTGGTGTTCAGCACGATCGCCGCGGAGTCGCAGCGGATGATCAACGAGACCTACAGCGCGTTCGTGCAGGGCTTCATGCCGACGCCGGCGCGCCCCGAAGTCGACGTACTCGACGGCCTGACGACCGCGATCATCGTCGACCAGCAGCGGATGGGCGCCGACCCCCGCTCCACGGTCGGCACCGCCACCGACGCCAACGCGATGCTGCGCATCCTCTTCAGCCGCCTCGGCAAGCCGCAGATCGGCCCGCCCAGCGCGTACTCCTTCAACACCGCATCGGTCCGGGCGAGCGGCGGGATCACCGTCGAACGCGGTGACGCCAAGACCAAGACCGTGAAGGCGACCTTCCACCGCACCGGCGGCATGTGCACGCGCTGCGAGGGCCGGGGCTCGGTCTCCGACATCGATCTCACCCAGCTCTACGACGACTCGAAGTCGCTCTCCGAGGGCGCGTTCACCATCCCCGGCTGGAAGTCGGACAGCCAGTGGACCGTGCAGGTCTACGCCCAGTCCGGCTTCGTCGACCCGGACAAGCCGATCCGCAAGTACACCAAGAAGGAACTGCGGGACTTCCTCTACGGGGAGCCGGTCAAGGTCAAGGTCAACGGCGTCAACCTCACCTACGAAGGTCTGATCCCCAAGATCCAGAAGTCGTTCCTCTCCAAGGACAAGGAGGGAATGCAGCCGCACATCCGGGCCTTCGTGGAGCGGGCGGTCACCTTCTCCACCTGCCCCGAATGCGACGGCACCCGGCTCAGTGAAGGGGCCCGGTCCTCGAAGATCAAGAGGATCAGCATCGCCGACGCCTGCGCCATGGAGATCCGCGACCTGGCCGAGTGGGTGCGAGGGCTCAAGGAGCCGTCGGTGGCGCCGCTGCTGACCGCGCTGCAGCAGACCCTCGACTCGTTCGTGGAGATCGGCCTGGGCTACCTCTCCCTTGACCGCCCCGCGGGCACGCTGTCGGGCGGCGAGGCACAGCGCGTCAAGATGATCCGCCACCTCGGTTCCTCGCTCACCGATGTCACGTACGTCTTCGACGAGCCGACCATCGGTCTGCACCCCCATGACATCGAGCGGATGAACAAGCTGTTGCTGCGGCTGCGGGACAAGGGCAACACGGTGCTGGTCGTCGAGCACAAGCCCGAGGCCATCGCGATCGCCGACCACGTCGTGGACCTCGGCCCCGGTGCCGGTACGGCGGGCGGTGCCGTCTGTTTCGAGGGCACCGTCGACGGGCTGCGGGCGAGCGACACCGTCACCGGCCGCCACCTCGACGACCGTGCCACGCTCAAGGAGACGGTCCGGGAACCTTCCGGCTCGCTGGAGATCCGCGGCGCCACCCGCCACAACCTGCAGGGCGTCGACGTCGACGTCCCGCTCGGTGTGCTGTGCGTCGTCACCGGCGTCGCGGGCTCCGGCAAGAGCTCACTGATCCACGGCTCGGTCCCCGCGTCCGCGGGCGTCATCTCGGTCGACCAGGCGCCCATCAAGGGGTCGCGGCGCAGCAATCCGGCGACGTACACCGGACTGCTCGACCCGATCCGCAAGGCGTTCGCCAAGGCCAACGACGTGAAGCCGGCGCTGTTCAGCGCCAACTCCGAGGGTGCCTGCCCCGTGTGCAACGGCGCGGGCGTCATCTACACCGACCTGGGGATCATGGCCAGTGTCGAGTCCCCCTGCGAGGACTGCGAGGGGAAGCGGTTCCAGCCCGCGGTCCTCGAATACACCTTCGGCGGCCGGGACATCAGCGAGGTGCTCGCGATGTCGGTGGCCGAGGCGGCTGAGTTCTTCGGCGAGGGCGAGGCGCGTACGCCTGCCGCGCACAAGATCCTGGAGCGGCTCGACGACGTGGGGCTCGGCTATCTCACCCTGGGCCAGCCGCTCACCACGCTGTCCGGCGGCGAGCGGCAGCGGCTCAAGCTGGCCACCCACATGGCGGAGAAGGGTGGCGTGTACGTCCTGGACGAGCCGACCACCGGCCTGCACCTCGCCGATGTGGAGCAACTGCTCGGGCTGCTCGACCGGCTCGTGGAGTCCGGCAAGTCGGTGATCGTCATCGAGCACCATCAGGCAGTCATGGCGCACGCCGACTGGATCATCGACCTCGGCCCCGGGGCGGGCCACGACGGCGGCAAGATCGTCTTCGAGGGCACGCCCGCGGATCTCGTGGCCGACCGCTCCACGCTCACGGGAGAGCACCTCGCGGCGTACATCAGCTGA
- a CDS encoding VOC family protein, giving the protein MDVTLLASFLPHSDPDASLAFYRDILGFEVRHDIGHDGMRWITVGPAGRPGTSLVLRPPAADPGITAAERRTIDEMMAKGTYAGILLATADLDGTFARLRAMDAEIVQEPTEQPYGVRDCAVRDPAGNLLRIQELR; this is encoded by the coding sequence ATGGACGTCACCCTTCTCGCGAGCTTCCTCCCGCACAGCGACCCGGACGCCTCCCTCGCCTTCTATCGGGACATCCTCGGCTTCGAGGTCCGCCACGACATCGGCCACGACGGGATGCGCTGGATCACCGTCGGCCCCGCCGGCCGACCCGGCACCTCCCTCGTCCTGCGGCCGCCCGCCGCCGACCCCGGCATCACCGCCGCCGAGCGCCGCACCATCGACGAGATGATGGCCAAGGGAACCTACGCCGGCATCCTCCTGGCCACGGCAGACCTGGACGGCACCTTCGCGCGGCTGCGGGCCATGGACGCGGAGATCGTCCAGGAGCCGACCGAGCAGCCCTACGGCGTACGCGACTGCGCCGTGCGCGACCCCGCCGGGAACCTCCTCCGCATCCAGGAGCTGCGCTGA
- a CDS encoding 50S ribosomal protein bL37: MSSKRRRKKKARRKNGANHGSRPQS, encoded by the coding sequence ATGTCCTCGAAGCGACGTCGCAAGAAGAAGGCCCGCCGCAAGAACGGCGCGAACCACGGCAGCCGTCCCCAGTCCTGA
- a CDS encoding cysteine hydrolase family protein, with translation MSTYTNQSSTDQPSTTLRDVIGLDSQPPRLSESALILIDFQNTYRTGVMALDGAEEALAAGARLLERARAAGTPVVHILNDGGEGTPYDISAHIGAISDEVAPVDGEAVVVKQFPNSFHATELEKTLTDLGIAPGSGKDLVLAGFMTHMCVNYTAQGAFNLGYRPTVVAEATATRALAAPDGTVLPAAALQTAALTTITDLFGTVVATVEAIPA, from the coding sequence ATGAGCACGTACACGAATCAGTCCTCCACGGACCAGCCCTCCACGACCCTGCGCGACGTGATCGGCCTGGACAGCCAGCCGCCCCGGCTGAGCGAATCCGCACTGATCCTGATCGACTTCCAGAACACCTACCGCACCGGCGTCATGGCCCTGGACGGCGCCGAGGAGGCACTCGCGGCCGGGGCCCGCCTCCTGGAGCGCGCCCGTGCCGCGGGCACCCCGGTCGTCCACATCCTCAACGACGGCGGCGAAGGCACCCCCTACGACATCAGCGCCCACATCGGGGCCATCAGCGACGAGGTCGCCCCGGTGGACGGCGAGGCGGTCGTCGTCAAGCAGTTCCCCAACTCCTTCCACGCCACCGAGCTGGAAAAGACGCTGACCGACCTGGGCATCGCCCCGGGCAGCGGCAAGGACCTGGTGCTCGCCGGGTTCATGACACACATGTGCGTCAACTACACCGCCCAGGGCGCCTTCAACCTCGGGTACCGCCCCACCGTCGTCGCCGAAGCCACTGCCACCCGCGCCCTTGCCGCCCCCGACGGCACCGTCCTGCCCGCCGCCGCGCTGCAGACCGCGGCCCTGACCACCATCACCGACCTGTTCGGCACCGTCGTCGCCACCGTCGAAGCGATCCCTGCCTGA
- a CDS encoding GlxA family transcriptional regulator, translating into MPTPHRVVIAVFPDADLLDVTGPAEVFALANRETAGRAGYQVRLAGPVAGEVRTSAGVRLIADLGFDEVRGQVDTLLVPGAVDMTEEGPVARIDADVVEWVKATAPQARRVASVCVGAHVLAAAGLLDGKTATTHWSTAAQLAAEHPAVTVDPDPIFVRTDRGRLWTGAGISACLDLALALVAEDQGEDVALSVARQLVMYLKRQGGQSQFSVPLSRPASARRDIDALRLWIAEHLDEDLSAAALAARMCLSERHFARVFKQETGTSPADYVEAARVEVARRLLETGDGPLGQVATAAGLGSVETLHRAFNRQLATTPAAYRRRFRIQTP; encoded by the coding sequence ATGCCCACTCCGCACCGTGTCGTCATCGCGGTCTTCCCCGATGCCGACCTCCTCGACGTCACCGGCCCGGCCGAGGTCTTCGCGCTGGCCAACCGGGAGACCGCGGGCCGTGCCGGCTACCAGGTCCGCCTCGCCGGGCCGGTCGCCGGCGAGGTCCGTACGTCGGCCGGGGTGCGGCTGATCGCCGACCTGGGCTTCGACGAGGTGCGCGGACAGGTGGACACCCTGCTGGTGCCCGGCGCGGTCGACATGACCGAGGAGGGCCCGGTCGCCCGCATCGACGCGGACGTCGTGGAGTGGGTGAAGGCGACCGCCCCGCAGGCCCGCCGAGTGGCATCGGTGTGCGTGGGCGCGCACGTGCTGGCGGCGGCCGGGCTCCTCGACGGGAAGACGGCGACCACCCACTGGTCGACCGCCGCCCAACTCGCGGCCGAGCACCCGGCCGTCACGGTCGACCCGGACCCCATCTTCGTACGCACCGACCGGGGCCGGCTGTGGACCGGGGCCGGGATCAGTGCCTGCCTGGACCTCGCCCTGGCGCTCGTGGCCGAGGACCAGGGGGAGGACGTGGCCCTGTCGGTGGCCCGGCAGCTGGTCATGTACCTCAAGCGCCAGGGCGGTCAGAGTCAGTTCTCCGTGCCGCTCAGCCGTCCCGCGTCCGCCCGCCGCGACATCGACGCACTGCGGCTGTGGATCGCCGAGCACCTCGACGAGGACCTGTCGGCGGCGGCGCTCGCGGCCCGCATGTGCCTGAGCGAGCGGCACTTCGCCCGGGTGTTCAAACAGGAGACGGGCACCAGCCCCGCTGACTACGTGGAGGCCGCCCGCGTGGAGGTGGCGCGCCGCCTCCTGGAGACCGGCGACGGTCCGCTCGGCCAGGTCGCGACCGCCGCCGGGCTCGGCTCCGTGGAGACGCTGCACCGGGCGTTCAACCGGCAGCTCGCCACCACACCGGCGGCCTACCGCCGCCGCTTCCGCATCCAGACCCCCTGA
- a CDS encoding methyltransferase has protein sequence MANDDTTANDTEGVRDLVAQLVFGSLAAQTVRAAVRLRVMELIGDKERSAAEVAADAGARPQPMTRLLRALASLGLLREHTAGSFSVTPAGAILDPGRPGSITSLVRMFTEPTMLRAWEHLDDSVRTGDVAFDAIFGKDFFSYLKEVPDLSAEFNAAMGQAVRAAAAALPRAFDFGRFTTVTDVGGGDGTLLSAVLREHPALTGVIHDTEEGLAQASATLERHGLTTRCSLVAGDFFRSVPEGSDVYLMKSILHDWPDEQAASILRHCREVLPPAGRVLIVEPVLPEVVDTETAGLTYLTDLNMMVNVGGRERTRPDFENLCHEAGLTLTAVTPLAQADPFCLIEATAARITT, from the coding sequence ATGGCGAACGACGACACCACTGCGAACGACACCGAGGGCGTCCGTGACCTGGTCGCCCAGCTCGTGTTCGGAAGCCTGGCCGCGCAGACCGTCCGCGCGGCCGTCCGGCTGCGGGTGATGGAGCTGATCGGCGACAAGGAGCGGTCGGCCGCCGAAGTGGCCGCCGACGCCGGAGCGCGCCCCCAGCCCATGACCAGGCTCCTTCGGGCGCTGGCGAGCCTCGGCCTGCTGCGTGAACACACCGCGGGCTCCTTCTCGGTGACCCCCGCGGGAGCCATCCTTGACCCCGGGCGGCCCGGCTCGATCACCTCGCTCGTACGGATGTTCACCGAGCCGACGATGCTGCGCGCCTGGGAGCACCTGGACGACAGCGTCCGGACCGGTGACGTCGCGTTCGACGCCATCTTCGGGAAGGACTTCTTCAGTTACCTCAAGGAGGTCCCGGACCTGTCCGCGGAGTTCAACGCGGCCATGGGCCAGGCGGTCAGGGCAGCCGCGGCGGCCCTGCCGCGCGCCTTCGACTTCGGCCGCTTCACCACGGTGACCGACGTCGGTGGCGGGGACGGCACGTTGCTGAGCGCCGTACTCCGCGAGCACCCGGCCCTGACGGGCGTCATTCACGACACCGAGGAGGGCCTGGCCCAGGCCTCGGCGACGCTGGAGCGCCACGGGCTCACGACGCGATGCTCCTTGGTGGCCGGAGACTTCTTCCGCTCGGTTCCCGAAGGCTCCGACGTCTACCTGATGAAGAGCATCCTGCACGACTGGCCGGACGAACAGGCCGCCTCGATCCTGCGCCACTGCCGCGAGGTACTGCCGCCCGCGGGACGCGTACTGATCGTGGAGCCGGTCCTGCCCGAGGTCGTCGACACCGAGACCGCCGGACTCACGTACCTGACCGACCTCAACATGATGGTGAACGTGGGCGGCAGGGAACGCACGCGTCCCGACTTCGAGAACCTCTGCCACGAGGCAGGCCTGACCCTCACGGCGGTGACCCCGCTGGCGCAGGCGGATCCGTTCTGCCTCATCGAGGCGACAGCGGCCCGCATCACGACCTGA
- the murJ gene encoding murein biosynthesis integral membrane protein MurJ yields the protein MVEGASPAARTRPQEQRTGARHAARRKKKQGGLVRSSLLMAVGTVVSRATGLIRQVLQAAALGTGLLASTYNTANTVPTSLYTLLIGGALNAVLVPQLVRARATQPDGGRAYEQRLVTLVVCVLGVGTALAVWAAPQIVGLYMRDTPATHASFELTVTFARFLLPQIFFYGLFSIYGQVLNAREKFGAMMWTPVLNNVVLVGMFAAYLTLMTVPDRVEDITTTQVRLLGLGTTAGIAVQALALVPFARAAGFRFRPRFDWRGTGLGRSVHAAKWTLLFVLANQAALTVVTNYANAADQELPHDGVGYSAYTYAQTIWLLPQSIVTVSLVTALLPRMSRAAAEGRVQDLGADLSRALRISGVVIVPAAFLLLALGPQIASLLFAHGAADAASARPLGYMLQAFGLGLIPFSAQYLLLRGFYALEDTRTPFFMASWIAVVNIALATACHLLLPARWAVVGMAGAYSLSYLAGLALTAYLLRRRLGARIDDGTLRRTYGKLLCSAGPAAGLGWAATRACAGLGSGTWPTAAALCAGVFTTVLGYLVLARLMKVGELRRLPGMR from the coding sequence ATGGTGGAGGGGGCGAGCCCCGCGGCGCGGACCAGGCCGCAGGAGCAGCGAACGGGCGCGCGGCATGCCGCCCGACGGAAGAAGAAGCAGGGCGGGCTCGTCCGTTCGTCGTTGCTGATGGCCGTCGGCACGGTGGTGTCGCGGGCGACGGGTCTCATCCGGCAGGTGCTGCAGGCCGCCGCGCTGGGAACGGGCCTGCTGGCCAGCACCTACAACACGGCCAACACCGTGCCGACGAGCCTGTACACGCTGTTGATCGGTGGCGCGCTCAACGCCGTCCTGGTGCCGCAACTGGTGCGCGCCAGGGCGACGCAGCCCGACGGCGGGCGCGCCTACGAGCAGCGTCTGGTCACGCTCGTGGTGTGTGTGCTCGGCGTCGGGACGGCGCTGGCGGTGTGGGCGGCCCCACAGATCGTGGGCCTGTACATGCGCGACACCCCCGCCACGCACGCGTCGTTCGAACTGACGGTGACGTTCGCCAGGTTCCTGCTTCCGCAGATCTTCTTCTACGGCCTGTTCAGCATCTACGGACAAGTCCTCAACGCCCGCGAGAAGTTCGGCGCGATGATGTGGACGCCGGTCCTGAACAACGTCGTGCTGGTCGGCATGTTCGCCGCCTATCTGACCCTGATGACCGTCCCCGATCGGGTCGAGGACATCACCACCACCCAGGTGCGGCTGCTCGGCCTCGGCACGACGGCAGGCATCGCCGTACAGGCCCTGGCGCTCGTCCCGTTCGCGCGGGCGGCGGGTTTCCGGTTCAGGCCGCGCTTCGACTGGCGCGGCACCGGCCTGGGCCGCAGCGTTCACGCGGCGAAGTGGACGCTGCTGTTCGTCCTGGCCAACCAGGCCGCCCTGACGGTGGTCACGAACTACGCCAACGCCGCCGACCAGGAGCTGCCGCACGACGGCGTCGGCTACTCCGCCTACACCTACGCGCAGACCATCTGGCTGCTGCCGCAGTCGATCGTCACCGTGTCCCTGGTGACGGCCCTGCTGCCACGCATGAGCCGCGCCGCGGCGGAGGGACGGGTCCAGGACCTGGGCGCGGACCTGTCCCGGGCCCTGCGGATCAGCGGCGTGGTCATCGTGCCCGCCGCCTTCCTCCTCCTCGCCCTGGGGCCGCAGATCGCCTCGCTGCTGTTCGCCCACGGGGCAGCGGACGCCGCGTCGGCCCGGCCGCTGGGCTACATGCTGCAGGCCTTCGGACTCGGCCTCATCCCGTTCTCCGCCCAGTACCTCCTGCTGCGCGGTTTCTACGCGTTGGAGGACACCCGGACGCCCTTCTTCATGGCGTCCTGGATCGCGGTGGTGAACATCGCCCTGGCCACGGCCTGTCATCTGCTGCTGCCGGCCCGCTGGGCGGTCGTCGGCATGGCCGGGGCCTACTCCCTGTCCTATCTGGCCGGCCTCGCGCTCACCGCGTACCTGCTGCGCAGGAGACTCGGAGCCCGCATCGACGACGGCACCCTGCGCCGCACCTACGGGAAGCTGCTCTGCTCCGCGGGCCCCGCGGCGGGACTCGGCTGGGCCGCGACGCGCGCGTGCGCGGGGCTGGGCAGCGGGACGTGGCCGACCGCCGCCGCGCTCTGCGCCGGGGTGTTCACGACGGTCCTGGGATACCTCGTCCTTGCCCGGCTGATGAAGGTCGGCGAGCTGCGGCGGCTGCCCGGAATGCGCTGA